In the genome of Apostichopus japonicus isolate 1M-3 chromosome 15, ASM3797524v1, whole genome shotgun sequence, one region contains:
- the LOC139981624 gene encoding 4-galactosyl-N-acetylglucosaminide 3-alpha-L-fucosyltransferase FUT6-like — translation MGKIRYRYIIVVLCVVCFCRLTLKTYYTFVYGTESTGVAGGGVPSRTNQKKILMHSENRPATKRDKCEKKILFWTKRKHTKFNRSRHVLCLKSSCNATIVIGMEWTDFLDSHAVIFDHKVVKNWKQLIRRRPRDQIWIFYTRESPVHLSERNNFPRGIHENVHNWTKVYLTGSDLPTIYGRFVRKSNVKDVKMNFRANKTKLCSWIASNCRYTSWNRSGFVKALQKYMPIDIYGKCGNGECPGDCLDILPQYKFYLALESNTCRDYITEKVWRNSFTSDVIPVVYGAPKADYERILPPNSFIHVEDFRSFRELARFLRQVGNDDEKYNSYFAWRRDGAIVRQTGSSVFSVESICDITQKLVSVEDGVEVKPSIQRNIKDWWEGSCFTVKKKMVYL, via the exons ATGGGTAAGATAAGATACCGGTACATAATTGTCGTGCTTTGTGTAGTCTGTTTCTGTCGTTTAACTCTCAAGACATACTATACTTTCGTATATGGTACAGAATCCACCGGTGTAGCAGGTGGCGGCGTACCCAGCAGGACGAACCAGAAAAAGATATTAATGCATTCAGAGAATAGACCAGCAACCAAGAGAGACAAATGCGAGAAGAAAATTCTCTTTTGGACTAAACGAAAGCACACGAAATTCAATAGGTCTAGGCATGTGCTTTGTCTGAAATCAAGTTGTAATGCAACGATAGTAATCGGTATGGAGTGGACGGATTTTTTGGACAGCCATGCCGTAATTTTCGATCACAAAGTGGTAAAAAATTGGAAGCAGCTCATAAG aCGACGTCCACGAGATCAAATATGGATATTTTACACCCGGGAATCGCCCGTTCATCTTTCTGAAAGGAACAATTTCCCAAGAGGCATTCATGAGAACGTACACAATTGGACGAAAGTTTATTTAACCGGCTCCGACCTACCCACTATATATGGTCGTTTTGTCCGCAAGTCGAACGTCAAAGATGTAAAGATGAATTTTAGGGCTAATAAGACGAAACTTTGTTCGTGGATAGCGTCAAATTGTCGATATACTAGTTGGAATCGATCTGGATTCGTGAAAGCTTTGCAGAAGTACATGCCGATCGATATCTATGGTAAATGTGGCAACGGGGAATGCCCCGGTGATTGTCTGGATATTCTACCGCAGTACAAGTTTTATCTCGCACTTGAGAGCAACACTTGCCGAGACTACATCACAGAGAAGGTTTGGCGTAATTCATTCACAAGTGACGTCATCCCAGTAGTCTATGGCGCGCCGAAGGCCGACTACGAAAGAATACTTCCTCCGAATTCGTTTATACACGTGGAGGACTTTCGGTCGTTCCGAGAGCTCGCCAGATTCTTGCGCCAAGTCGGTAACGACGACGAAAAGTATAACTCTTATTTCGCTTGGAGACGAGACGGTGCAATAGTACGGCAGACGGGTTCATCTGTCTTCAGTGTCGAGTCGATTTGTGATATCACGCAGAAACTAGTCAGCGTGGAGGATGGAGTCGAGGTGAAACCATCTATTCAGAGGAACATTAAAGACTGGTGGGAGGGGTCATGCTTTACCGTTAAAAAGAAGATGGTTTACTTGTGA
- the LOC139981626 gene encoding 4-galactosyl-N-acetylglucosaminide 3-alpha-L-fucosyltransferase FUT5-like, protein MANQNLFACMAVLVCFLCIVLVVGVQVSWSSTDSVQLDLKFFHATDVQLETDRITPLLLNANESVGTGPFYPLQVETQEKPSILRETTEAQKLHPKRKSQASIAQFQAKKHSKNVSSRKNYSCNKHILIWYENRLLKDGTYNCDNCDCHMKITSSINVEDLKQADAVLFFHKAVKPWNDLIRARPKGQLWIFFSRENPTHCIRCFPHQSEGVVFNMSMTYHSDSDIVVPYGTFTPFESTTKKKQLKDSPKLINWAENKTKGVLWVSSNCFRPRWDRLGFVEHLSTYLPVDMFGDCGNLSCPREEHDFCDKMFSQYKFYLALENTPCREYITEKVWRNSLERGLIPVVFGADKSDYVKILPENSFIFAEDFNSTQQLARFLERVDRNDTLFNEYFKWRQLGYITIWTRASTFTPRNLCRVVPKIISLEATSKREKGLLREKQIQFEYQWRRSSCREPAILKFASV, encoded by the exons ATGGCTAACCAGAACTTGTTTGCCTGTATGGCTGTATTGGTATGTTTCCTCTGCATTGTGCTCGTTGTTGGAGTGCAAGTATCTTGGAGTTCAACCGATAGTGTGCAGCTGGATCTCAAGTTTTTTCATGCAACAGACGTTCAGTTAGAAACTGACCGAATTACACCTCTACTTCTCAATGCAAATGAAAGCGTCGGGACTGGTCCATTTTATCCGCTGCAAGTTGAGACGCAAGAAAAGCCATCTATACTCCGAGAGACTACGGAGGCGCAAAAATTGCATCCAAAGAGAAAGTCTCAAGCATCAATTGCGCAATTTCAAGCGAAAAAACATAGCAAAAATGTATCGAGTCGTAAAAACTATAGCTGTAACAAACATATATTAATTTGGTACGAAAACCGGTTGTTAAAAGACGGTACTTACAATTGTGACAACTGCGACTGCCACATGAAGATAACGAGTAGTATCAATGTTGAAGACCTGAAACAAGCCGACGCCGTACTCTTCTTTCATAAGGCTGTAAAACCCTGGAATGACCTAATACG AGCCCGACCAAAAGGACAATTATGGATCTTCTTTTCTCGAGAGAATCCTACACATTGTATACGATGCTTCCCACATCAGTCCGAAGGAGTTGTCTTCAATATGTCCATGACATATCATTCCGATTCTGATATTGTCGTACCGTATGGAACGTTTACTCCTTTTGAAAGCACCACGAAGAAGAAACAGCTTAAAGACAGCCCAAAGTTAATCAACTGGGCGGAAAACAAAACCAAAGGTGTCTTATGGGTTTCGTCGAATTGTTTTAGGCCTAGGTGGGATCGATTGGGTTTTGTGGAGCACCTCTCGACGTATTTACCGGTGGACATGTTTGGTGATTGTGGCAATCTTTCATGCCCAAGGGAAGAGCATGATTTCTGCGACAAAATGTTCAGTCAATATAAATTCTATCTTGCTCTGGAAAATACCCCTTGTAGAGAATATATCACGGAAAAAGTTTGGCGTAATTCTTTGGAGAGAGGTTTGATCCCTGTCGTCTTtggtgctgacaaatctgattaTGTAAAAATATTACCAGAGAACTCGTTTATATTCGCGGAGGATTTCAATTCGACTCAACAGCTTGCTCGTTTCTTGGAAAGGGTAGATCGCAATGATACattatttaatgaatatttcaaatgGAGACAATTAGGTTACATTACTATATGGACAAGAGCTTCAACTTTTACACCTAGAAATTTATGTCGAGTAGTGCCAAAAATAATTTCTCTTGAAGCAACGAGCAAGAGAGAGAAAGGTTTATTGCGAGAAAAACAAATTCAGTTTGAATATCAATGGCGGCGCTCTTCTTGCAGAGAGCCGGCAATACTAAAATTTGCTAGCGTTTAA